In Rhodamnia argentea isolate NSW1041297 chromosome 5, ASM2092103v1, whole genome shotgun sequence, the DNA window attaGTGTTTCATGCAATCTTTATGTTCCCATTGATAAATTAATATGTCCCTAAGGGCCGCCTGAGTAAATGCAACATGCGATTCCCTGCATGTTTCATATTGACCTTCCAGCACTGGGCACTGATTTGTCTGTTGATGCAATTTTCAGTGTCTATATCAGAGCATCAATCATTATCCGTTGACGTGGTACGGAAGGCGTACCAAGCCACTGAAGAGGGTTTTCTTTCTATTGTCACCAAATTATGGCCAACAAAACCTCAGATTGCTGCAGTTGGATCTTGCTGCCTTGCTGGTATAATTTCTGCCGGAACACTTTACATTGCAAACCTTGGTGATTCACGAGCTGTTCTCGGGAGAGCTGTCAAGGCCACCGCGGAGGTTTTAGCCATCCAGCTGTCAACAGAGCATAATGCTAGTATAGAGTCCATAAGACAGGAACTCCGTTCGATGCACCCTGATGACCCACAGATCGTTGTTTTAAAGCATAACGTATGGCGTGTTAAGGGCATAATTCAGGTAACTTTTTACGGCATGGAACATAATGGATGCAATTATTTTCTTAGATCCTCGAGATTTCTTGCTTTGCCATTCGACCTGACCGATCGCATGATGTCCTTTTTCCTTTAAGTTGCCAGGATCTTGCTCTTCATCACTTCTCCAAAAGTTTAATTGATTGTACACATTTTGAAATGGCTTTATAAAGTAAATGAAGTATATGGTGTAAGGGCTTTGCTTGATTGTCTAGCTTTTTAGCTCAATTAGTTGTAGATGTTTTCTGGTTTGAACTTTCTAATTTAATTGTTCCTGCTCAAATTTTAAAGGACTTCTATAAGTATTGAGATGGCACCAAGTCCAATCTTGGATTACAATTGCCAGCCTGACAGGCTTAGAAGTGAGGTGCCTCGGTAAACCCATCCTGGCCATAAATATGAAGCACATCTACTACAAACACATGTTCACTATAATCCTCTTTATGCTGTGTTTGCTGCCATAAAAATAAGTAATGTGCTGGATCTGAAACTTTGACTTAACTGCCCTGCTGCTTGTTTTTGCAGGTCTCACGATCTATTGGTGATGTGTACTTGAAGAAGGCTGAATTTAACAGAGAGCCTTTATATGCAAAGTTTCGCCTTCGTGAACCTTTCAGGAGACCAATATTGAGTGCAGAACCATCAATTTCAGTGCACCAATTGCAACCACATGATCGATTCATTATTTTTGCATCTGATGGACTATGGGAGCACATTGGCAACCAGGAAGCAGTTGATATTGTTCAGAATCATCCTCGCAATGTACGTATATCTGATAATCATAAATACCATTTGGGAATGCACAGAGGAGGCTGCGCGTGAACTTTGTGGGACATAAGTTTAATTTCGGTCCTGCTGTTCAAAGAAAGTTTATCTGAATGCTGCTAATCTTACAATTGACATGATGGAAGTTTTCTCAGTTGCCTTCACTTTAAGCCCATCTGCACTTGTGTTGTGGCCACTGAGAAGATTTTGCACTTAATAGTTCATTGCTTCTTGTGGAAGTTTTTTTCCCAGGAATTAGAAGAAAAGAATTGACAGACGAACAAACTATTCAACCAAGACCGTCCTTGCTCCTTGCTGCTTAAGTGCTACCTAAGTCTATTGGAAACCAAGTTAACAAGTAGTGTCTCTCATTTactcaaaaagacaaaatctaACAGATCTCTCTTT includes these proteins:
- the LOC115728061 gene encoding probable protein phosphatase 2C 60 translates to MLSGLMNFLRSCFRPRSDRYVHTGSDSGGRQDGLLWYKDLGQHLVGEFSMAVVQANALIEDHSQIESGCLNLHESGPYGTFVGIYDGHGGPETSRYVVDNLFQHLKLSISEHQSLSVDVVRKAYQATEEGFLSIVTKLWPTKPQIAAVGSCCLAGIISAGTLYIANLGDSRAVLGRAVKATAEVLAIQLSTEHNASIESIRQELRSMHPDDPQIVVLKHNVWRVKGIIQVSRSIGDVYLKKAEFNREPLYAKFRLREPFRRPILSAEPSISVHQLQPHDRFIIFASDGLWEHIGNQEAVDIVQNHPRNGIARRLVKAALQEAAKKREMRYSDLKKIDRGVRRHFHDDITVIVVFLDSNLVSRASLTKPPNISIKAGGINLRPNTLAPYSANGAT